In Drosophila yakuba strain Tai18E2 chromosome 2R, Prin_Dyak_Tai18E2_2.1, whole genome shotgun sequence, a single genomic region encodes these proteins:
- the LOC6529749 gene encoding uncharacterized protein LOC6529749, producing the protein MKMRCMFIFVISAVSLACAAPPKSQNEILAHFFGYAETIRGIQIHNMMTLTINFVQHVVDSVPAEHRGPGTASLQAYANKGKSLRLTGTTGEKYMYIYELQQVFEGLNDKLSQSAPESQVIGMSLLGLLGVSTEFATEDEHLHNKFVEGATKMKAKLTSATIDRESELFNAINEYIASTDIQQHEPLFVKIMSFKSRF; encoded by the exons atgAAGATGCGGTGTATGTTTATATTCGTCATATCTGCTGtg AGTCTGGCCTGTGCTGCTCCTCCAAAATCGCAAAATGAGATTCTAGCTCATTTCTTTGGCTATGCCGAGACCATACGTGGCATTCAAATTCATAACATGATGACCCTCACCATCAACTTCGTACAGCATGTCGTGGACAGCGTTCCGGCTGAGCATCGCGGACCGGGAACCGCTAGCCTTCAGGCCTATGCCAACAAAGGCAAGAGTCTCCGCTTGACAGGCACCACTGGCgagaaatatatgtacatctaCGAACTGCAACAGGTATTTGAAGGACTCAACGACAAGCTGAGTCAATCAGCGCCTGAATCGCAGGTGATTGGAATGAGCTTATTGGGTTTACTGGGCGTTAGCACTGAATTCGCCACGGAGGATGAGCATCTCCATAATAAGTTTGTGGAAGGTGCCACCAAAATGAAAGCTAAGTTGACTTCGGCCACTATAGATCGGGAAAGTGAGCTTTTCAATGCGATCAACGAATACATTGCTTCTACTGATATACAGCAACACGAACCTCTCTTTGTAAAAATCATGAGCTTCAAGAGTAGGTTCTAA
- the LOC6529750 gene encoding uncharacterized protein LOC6529750 isoform X2, with the protein MQANLALAKGEIDMEDTKIKLEPQDEVPHSAVKILSACDTLNILDEGSEMITVPIRDRLRSEDERLFIASLGLDQQQIFASPSDNNPTRKVCSICQYKFKSQLDISGHQVHHEMNFHFCRLGCGIWLDTLEKILEHEYRQHSQPGHVFCCRVCDFLAKGADDLARHMQRHIYVYRFVCSICRRHFDSKQSLNLHRKQSQDACRRVDFRQGLSLKPELVAVSTPVPSESFCNVQIKEEPITADDGDQMLLEDNPTLNIKLEVQDDEMPDVSIKEEQSNDTIWPAIPTPLRNKLRLPALSSTKKPLDLKSVKRNGLPTSNAESLNKKSLHAAISDNSNILQISNSSIAANILKVLPSNCMVIKLPPNTKIFKMPGQAPTVPKESLTVTVNGTENFNNVIKIPQATSISTVSSVDSPPSIATPDTVTTVLPPQTHGRSSCFLVDAFNKSESRPESMKIINEFRNQIRSIEKTLPLPGTVLQSSKVKINESTPSSKDAPRPVEVIFNRLSFLVAKGLHIQYPLYRFMWTCPLCQRIFEKHCVFRTHLVSKHDLTDEKCNSLKVVLMPSKILSEDSGNAATEKVNAPSATIVESNPQSPVIPPEVHNTVNSPFLVSGVVAPLTDQTSALSNIPVNKGLSPTSINKQTSRGSKKSKNNQLNCTQFQCTECSKVFTTFGALRIHKSIHTGELPHKCNYCDKRFRTPGQVRVHHRRHTGEKPFKCKICSLDFTHRETLISHLSRHIGMKRYKCYGCDKYFVVVSGLRAHRRLRPDTCGKVKFTARAHGPRVRVIRGEVVFEHHPEHNGYLRSEDPLNILSQRDQTDSTQPETAKGIN; encoded by the exons ATGCAGGCGAATTTGGCGCTGGCCAAGGGAGAGATAGACATGGAGGACACCAAGATCAAGCTAGAGCCGCAGGACGAAGTGCCGCACAGTGCCGTCAAAATTCTGAGCG CATGTGACACGCTGAATATTTTGGACGAGGGATCTGAAATGATAACAGTGCCGATCAGGGATCGTTTGCGCTCCGAGGACGAGCGCCTATTTATCGCCAGTCTTGGACTCGATCAGCAACAG ATATTTGCATCTCCATCGGATAACAACCCAACCCGAAAAGTTTGCAGTATTTGCCAGTATAAGTTTAAAAGCCAACTGGATATATCAGGGCACCAGGTTCACCATGAAATGAACTTTCATTTCTGTCGCCTGGGCTGTGGCATATGGTTGGATACTCTCGAAAAGATCCTTGAGCATGAATATCGTCAACACTCCCAGCCGGGACATGTGTTTTGCTGTAGG GTTTGCGATTTTTTGGCAAAGGGTGCGGACGACCTGGCCCGCCACATGCAACGGCACATTTACGTATATCGCTTTGTTTGTTCCATTTGTCGTCGACATTTTGATTCCAAGCAGAGTCTTAATTTGCATAGGAAGCAGAGCCAGGACGCTTGCAGACGTGTGGATTTCAGACAGGGGCTATCTTTGAAGCCAGAACTTGTGGCAGTTAGTACGCCGGTGCCTTCAGAGTCTTTTTGCAATGTGCAGATAAAAGAGGAGCCCATTACCGCAGACGATGGAGATCAAATGCTATTGGAAGACAACCCTACACTTAACATAAAATTGGAAGTACAGGACGACGAAATGCCAGATGTCAGCATTAAGGAGGAACAGTCAAATGATACGATCTGGCCAGCCATACCTACTCCGCTAAGGAATAAACTGCGCCTGCCAGCTTTGAGCTCCACCAAAAAGCCGTTGGACCTAAAAA GTGTTAAGCGTAATGGACTACCAACATCTAACGCGGAATCTCTTAACAAAAAATCCCTTCACGCAGCGATCTCCGATAATTCAAATATTcttcaaatttcaaattctTCAATTGCAGCCAATATACTAAAAGTGTTACCCAGTAACTGCATGGTCATCAAGTTGCCCCCCAACACAAAAATTTTTAAGATGCCAGGTCAAGCTCCAACTGTCCCTAAGGAATCTCTTACTGTAACTGTGAATGGTACGGAGAATTTTAACAATGTCATAAAGATTCCGCAGGCGACAAGTATAAGTACCGTCAGTTCTGTTGATAGTCCTCCAAGTATTGCTACTCCTGATACTGTTACGACTGTGCTACCACCCCAAACTCACGGTCGATCATCGTGCTTCCTTGTCGACGCGTTTAACAAATCTGAGAGCAGACCCGAGTCCATGAAGATAATCAATGAATTTCGTAATCAAATTCGCTCCATAGAAAAGACATTGCCACTACCAGGAACAGTGCTACAATCCTCCAAAGTAAAGATTAATGAATCAACACCATCTTCTAAGGATGCACCCAGACCCGTAGAAGTGATTTTCAACCGCTTGTCTTTTCTGGTGGCCAAGGGGCTTCATATTCAGTACCCGCTATATCGTTTCATGTGGACTTGTCCGCTATGCCAGCGAATTTTTGAAAAGCATTGCGTATTTCGTACGCATCTGGTTAGCAAGCATGACTTAACGGATGAAAAGTGTAACTCTCTTAAAGTGGTCTTAATGCCTTCTAAAA TACTTTCCGAGGACTCAGGAAATGCTGCAACTGAAAAAGTAAATGCGCCATCGGCTACGATTGTGGAATCGAATCCACAATCGCCAGTTATTCCTCCAGAAGTACACAATACTGTTAATTCACCTTTTCTTGTAAGCGGAGTGGTTGCTCCTTTAACAGATCAGACTTCAGCACTATCCAATATTCCTGTTAACAAAGGTTTATCACCGACAAGTATAAATAAGCAAACATCAAGAGGCTCCAAGAAGTCCAAGAACAATCAACTGAATTGTACACAGTTCCAGTGTACCGAATGCTCAAAAGTGTTTACTACTTTTGGAGCCCTCCGCATTCACAAGTCAATACACACGGGAGAACTGCCTCACAAGTGCAACTACTGTGACAAGCGTTTCCGAACTCCTGGACAAGTGCGAGTTCATCACCGTCGCCACACCGGAGAGAAACCATTTAAGTGCAAG ATTTGCTCGCTGGACTTTACTCACCGGGAAACTTTAATTTCCCATCTATCGCGTCATATTGGGATGAAGCGGTATAAATGCTACGGATGCGATAAATACTTCGTAGTTGTCAGCGGCTTACGTGCCCATCGTCGTCTCCGGCCAGACACATGTGGGAAGGTGAAGTTCACGGCTCGAGCCCATGGTCCCCGCGTGCGGGTCATCAGGGGGGAGGTGGTGTTCGAGCATCACCCAGAGCACAACGGCTACCTACGCAGTGAAGACCCGCTCAACATTTTGTCCCAACGTGATCAAACCGACTCAACCCAACCAGAAACTGCAAAGGgtataaattaa
- the LOC6529750 gene encoding uncharacterized protein LOC6529750 isoform X3 — protein MQANLALAKGEIDMEDTKIKLEPQDEVPHSAVKILSACDTLNILDEGSEMITVPIRDRLRSEDERLFIASLGLDQQQIFASPSDNNPTRKVCSICQYKFKSQLDISGHQVHHEMNFHFCRLGCGIWLDTLEKILEHEYRQHSQPGHVFCCRVCDFLAKGADDLARHMQRHIYVYRFVCSICRRHFDSKQSLNLHRKQSQDACRRVDFRQGLSLKPELVAVSTPVPSESFCNVQIKEEPITADDGDQMLLEDNPTLNIKLEVQDDEMPDVSIKEEQSNDTIWPAIPTPLRNKLRLPALSSTKKPLDLKTNILKVLPSNCMVIKLPPNTKIFKMPGQAPTVPKESLTVTVNGTENFNNVIKIPQATSISTVSSVDSPPSIATPDTVTTVLPPQTHGRSSCFLVDAFNKSESRPESMKIINEFRNQIRSIEKTLPLPGTVLQSSKVKINESTPSSKDAPRPVEVIFNRLSFLVAKGLHIQYPLYRFMWTCPLCQRIFEKHCVFRTHLVSKHDLTDEKCNSLKVVLMPSKILSEDSGNAATEKVNAPSATIVESNPQSPVIPPEVHNTVNSPFLVSGVVAPLTDQTSALSNIPVNKGLSPTSINKQTSRGSKKSKNNQLNCTQFQCTECSKVFTTFGALRIHKSIHTGELPHKCNYCDKRFRTPGQVRVHHRRHTGEKPFKCKICSLDFTHRETLISHLSRHIGMKRYKCYGCDKYFVVVSGLRAHRRLRPDTCGKVKFTARAHGPRVRVIRGEVVFEHHPEHNGYLRSEDPLNILSQRDQTDSTQPETAKGIN, from the exons ATGCAGGCGAATTTGGCGCTGGCCAAGGGAGAGATAGACATGGAGGACACCAAGATCAAGCTAGAGCCGCAGGACGAAGTGCCGCACAGTGCCGTCAAAATTCTGAGCG CATGTGACACGCTGAATATTTTGGACGAGGGATCTGAAATGATAACAGTGCCGATCAGGGATCGTTTGCGCTCCGAGGACGAGCGCCTATTTATCGCCAGTCTTGGACTCGATCAGCAACAG ATATTTGCATCTCCATCGGATAACAACCCAACCCGAAAAGTTTGCAGTATTTGCCAGTATAAGTTTAAAAGCCAACTGGATATATCAGGGCACCAGGTTCACCATGAAATGAACTTTCATTTCTGTCGCCTGGGCTGTGGCATATGGTTGGATACTCTCGAAAAGATCCTTGAGCATGAATATCGTCAACACTCCCAGCCGGGACATGTGTTTTGCTGTAGG GTTTGCGATTTTTTGGCAAAGGGTGCGGACGACCTGGCCCGCCACATGCAACGGCACATTTACGTATATCGCTTTGTTTGTTCCATTTGTCGTCGACATTTTGATTCCAAGCAGAGTCTTAATTTGCATAGGAAGCAGAGCCAGGACGCTTGCAGACGTGTGGATTTCAGACAGGGGCTATCTTTGAAGCCAGAACTTGTGGCAGTTAGTACGCCGGTGCCTTCAGAGTCTTTTTGCAATGTGCAGATAAAAGAGGAGCCCATTACCGCAGACGATGGAGATCAAATGCTATTGGAAGACAACCCTACACTTAACATAAAATTGGAAGTACAGGACGACGAAATGCCAGATGTCAGCATTAAGGAGGAACAGTCAAATGATACGATCTGGCCAGCCATACCTACTCCGCTAAGGAATAAACTGCGCCTGCCAGCTTTGAGCTCCACCAAAAAGCCGTTGGACCTAAAAA CCAATATACTAAAAGTGTTACCCAGTAACTGCATGGTCATCAAGTTGCCCCCCAACACAAAAATTTTTAAGATGCCAGGTCAAGCTCCAACTGTCCCTAAGGAATCTCTTACTGTAACTGTGAATGGTACGGAGAATTTTAACAATGTCATAAAGATTCCGCAGGCGACAAGTATAAGTACCGTCAGTTCTGTTGATAGTCCTCCAAGTATTGCTACTCCTGATACTGTTACGACTGTGCTACCACCCCAAACTCACGGTCGATCATCGTGCTTCCTTGTCGACGCGTTTAACAAATCTGAGAGCAGACCCGAGTCCATGAAGATAATCAATGAATTTCGTAATCAAATTCGCTCCATAGAAAAGACATTGCCACTACCAGGAACAGTGCTACAATCCTCCAAAGTAAAGATTAATGAATCAACACCATCTTCTAAGGATGCACCCAGACCCGTAGAAGTGATTTTCAACCGCTTGTCTTTTCTGGTGGCCAAGGGGCTTCATATTCAGTACCCGCTATATCGTTTCATGTGGACTTGTCCGCTATGCCAGCGAATTTTTGAAAAGCATTGCGTATTTCGTACGCATCTGGTTAGCAAGCATGACTTAACGGATGAAAAGTGTAACTCTCTTAAAGTGGTCTTAATGCCTTCTAAAA TACTTTCCGAGGACTCAGGAAATGCTGCAACTGAAAAAGTAAATGCGCCATCGGCTACGATTGTGGAATCGAATCCACAATCGCCAGTTATTCCTCCAGAAGTACACAATACTGTTAATTCACCTTTTCTTGTAAGCGGAGTGGTTGCTCCTTTAACAGATCAGACTTCAGCACTATCCAATATTCCTGTTAACAAAGGTTTATCACCGACAAGTATAAATAAGCAAACATCAAGAGGCTCCAAGAAGTCCAAGAACAATCAACTGAATTGTACACAGTTCCAGTGTACCGAATGCTCAAAAGTGTTTACTACTTTTGGAGCCCTCCGCATTCACAAGTCAATACACACGGGAGAACTGCCTCACAAGTGCAACTACTGTGACAAGCGTTTCCGAACTCCTGGACAAGTGCGAGTTCATCACCGTCGCCACACCGGAGAGAAACCATTTAAGTGCAAG ATTTGCTCGCTGGACTTTACTCACCGGGAAACTTTAATTTCCCATCTATCGCGTCATATTGGGATGAAGCGGTATAAATGCTACGGATGCGATAAATACTTCGTAGTTGTCAGCGGCTTACGTGCCCATCGTCGTCTCCGGCCAGACACATGTGGGAAGGTGAAGTTCACGGCTCGAGCCCATGGTCCCCGCGTGCGGGTCATCAGGGGGGAGGTGGTGTTCGAGCATCACCCAGAGCACAACGGCTACCTACGCAGTGAAGACCCGCTCAACATTTTGTCCCAACGTGATCAAACCGACTCAACCCAACCAGAAACTGCAAAGGgtataaattaa
- the LOC6529750 gene encoding uncharacterized protein LOC6529750 isoform X1 yields the protein MQANLALAKGEIDMEDTKIKLEPQDEVPHSAVKILSACDTLNILDEGSEMITVPIRDRLRSEDERLFIASLGLDQQQIFASPSDNNPTRKVCSICQYKFKSQLDISGHQVHHEMNFHFCRLGCGIWLDTLEKILEHEYRQHSQPGHVFCCRVCDFLAKGADDLARHMQRHIYVYRFVCSICRRHFDSKQSLNLHRKQSQDACRRVDFRQGLSLKPELVAVSTPVPSESFCNVQIKEEPITADDGDQMLLEDNPTLNIKLEVQDDEMPDVSIKEEQSNDTIWPAIPTPLRNKLRLPALSSTKKPLDLKTGVKRNGLPTSNAESLNKKSLHAAISDNSNILQISNSSIAANILKVLPSNCMVIKLPPNTKIFKMPGQAPTVPKESLTVTVNGTENFNNVIKIPQATSISTVSSVDSPPSIATPDTVTTVLPPQTHGRSSCFLVDAFNKSESRPESMKIINEFRNQIRSIEKTLPLPGTVLQSSKVKINESTPSSKDAPRPVEVIFNRLSFLVAKGLHIQYPLYRFMWTCPLCQRIFEKHCVFRTHLVSKHDLTDEKCNSLKVVLMPSKILSEDSGNAATEKVNAPSATIVESNPQSPVIPPEVHNTVNSPFLVSGVVAPLTDQTSALSNIPVNKGLSPTSINKQTSRGSKKSKNNQLNCTQFQCTECSKVFTTFGALRIHKSIHTGELPHKCNYCDKRFRTPGQVRVHHRRHTGEKPFKCKICSLDFTHRETLISHLSRHIGMKRYKCYGCDKYFVVVSGLRAHRRLRPDTCGKVKFTARAHGPRVRVIRGEVVFEHHPEHNGYLRSEDPLNILSQRDQTDSTQPETAKGIN from the exons ATGCAGGCGAATTTGGCGCTGGCCAAGGGAGAGATAGACATGGAGGACACCAAGATCAAGCTAGAGCCGCAGGACGAAGTGCCGCACAGTGCCGTCAAAATTCTGAGCG CATGTGACACGCTGAATATTTTGGACGAGGGATCTGAAATGATAACAGTGCCGATCAGGGATCGTTTGCGCTCCGAGGACGAGCGCCTATTTATCGCCAGTCTTGGACTCGATCAGCAACAG ATATTTGCATCTCCATCGGATAACAACCCAACCCGAAAAGTTTGCAGTATTTGCCAGTATAAGTTTAAAAGCCAACTGGATATATCAGGGCACCAGGTTCACCATGAAATGAACTTTCATTTCTGTCGCCTGGGCTGTGGCATATGGTTGGATACTCTCGAAAAGATCCTTGAGCATGAATATCGTCAACACTCCCAGCCGGGACATGTGTTTTGCTGTAGG GTTTGCGATTTTTTGGCAAAGGGTGCGGACGACCTGGCCCGCCACATGCAACGGCACATTTACGTATATCGCTTTGTTTGTTCCATTTGTCGTCGACATTTTGATTCCAAGCAGAGTCTTAATTTGCATAGGAAGCAGAGCCAGGACGCTTGCAGACGTGTGGATTTCAGACAGGGGCTATCTTTGAAGCCAGAACTTGTGGCAGTTAGTACGCCGGTGCCTTCAGAGTCTTTTTGCAATGTGCAGATAAAAGAGGAGCCCATTACCGCAGACGATGGAGATCAAATGCTATTGGAAGACAACCCTACACTTAACATAAAATTGGAAGTACAGGACGACGAAATGCCAGATGTCAGCATTAAGGAGGAACAGTCAAATGATACGATCTGGCCAGCCATACCTACTCCGCTAAGGAATAAACTGCGCCTGCCAGCTTTGAGCTCCACCAAAAAGCCGTTGGACCTAAAAA CAGGTGTTAAGCGTAATGGACTACCAACATCTAACGCGGAATCTCTTAACAAAAAATCCCTTCACGCAGCGATCTCCGATAATTCAAATATTcttcaaatttcaaattctTCAATTGCAGCCAATATACTAAAAGTGTTACCCAGTAACTGCATGGTCATCAAGTTGCCCCCCAACACAAAAATTTTTAAGATGCCAGGTCAAGCTCCAACTGTCCCTAAGGAATCTCTTACTGTAACTGTGAATGGTACGGAGAATTTTAACAATGTCATAAAGATTCCGCAGGCGACAAGTATAAGTACCGTCAGTTCTGTTGATAGTCCTCCAAGTATTGCTACTCCTGATACTGTTACGACTGTGCTACCACCCCAAACTCACGGTCGATCATCGTGCTTCCTTGTCGACGCGTTTAACAAATCTGAGAGCAGACCCGAGTCCATGAAGATAATCAATGAATTTCGTAATCAAATTCGCTCCATAGAAAAGACATTGCCACTACCAGGAACAGTGCTACAATCCTCCAAAGTAAAGATTAATGAATCAACACCATCTTCTAAGGATGCACCCAGACCCGTAGAAGTGATTTTCAACCGCTTGTCTTTTCTGGTGGCCAAGGGGCTTCATATTCAGTACCCGCTATATCGTTTCATGTGGACTTGTCCGCTATGCCAGCGAATTTTTGAAAAGCATTGCGTATTTCGTACGCATCTGGTTAGCAAGCATGACTTAACGGATGAAAAGTGTAACTCTCTTAAAGTGGTCTTAATGCCTTCTAAAA TACTTTCCGAGGACTCAGGAAATGCTGCAACTGAAAAAGTAAATGCGCCATCGGCTACGATTGTGGAATCGAATCCACAATCGCCAGTTATTCCTCCAGAAGTACACAATACTGTTAATTCACCTTTTCTTGTAAGCGGAGTGGTTGCTCCTTTAACAGATCAGACTTCAGCACTATCCAATATTCCTGTTAACAAAGGTTTATCACCGACAAGTATAAATAAGCAAACATCAAGAGGCTCCAAGAAGTCCAAGAACAATCAACTGAATTGTACACAGTTCCAGTGTACCGAATGCTCAAAAGTGTTTACTACTTTTGGAGCCCTCCGCATTCACAAGTCAATACACACGGGAGAACTGCCTCACAAGTGCAACTACTGTGACAAGCGTTTCCGAACTCCTGGACAAGTGCGAGTTCATCACCGTCGCCACACCGGAGAGAAACCATTTAAGTGCAAG ATTTGCTCGCTGGACTTTACTCACCGGGAAACTTTAATTTCCCATCTATCGCGTCATATTGGGATGAAGCGGTATAAATGCTACGGATGCGATAAATACTTCGTAGTTGTCAGCGGCTTACGTGCCCATCGTCGTCTCCGGCCAGACACATGTGGGAAGGTGAAGTTCACGGCTCGAGCCCATGGTCCCCGCGTGCGGGTCATCAGGGGGGAGGTGGTGTTCGAGCATCACCCAGAGCACAACGGCTACCTACGCAGTGAAGACCCGCTCAACATTTTGTCCCAACGTGATCAAACCGACTCAACCCAACCAGAAACTGCAAAGGgtataaattaa
- the LOC6529751 gene encoding transcriptional activator hap3: MSNSEDSQQYLNEMLVKEEDEASGDDSDKQDGGIMLREQDRFLPICNIIKIMKVPVPQNGKIAKDARECIQECVSEFISFISSEAIERSVAENRKTVNGDDLLVAFSNLGFDNYVEPLSIYLQKYRESNKSDRNLFLDANYPHNEDGSSANEAGKQ, encoded by the exons ATGAGTAATAGCGAGGACTCGCAGCAGTATCTGAACGAAATGCTGGTCAAGGAGGAGGACGAAGCGTCCGGCG ACGATTCGGACAAGCAGGATGGAGGGATAATGCTCCGGGAACAGGACCGATTTCTGCCCATCTGCAACATCATTAAGATCATGAAGGTGCCGGTGCCGCAGAACGGCAAGATAGCCAAGGATGCACGAGAGTGCATTCAGGAGTGCGTCTCTGAATTCATATCCTTCATTAGCAGTGAGGCCATCGAACGAAGCGTTGCCGAAAATCGCAAGACAGTCAATGGGGACGACCTGCTGGTTGCTTTTAGCAATCTGGGATTCGACAACTACGTGGAACCACTGTCCATTTACCTGCAAAAGTACCGAGAG TCGAACAAATCGGATCGTAATCTCTTCCTTGACGCCAATTATCCACACAACGAAGATGGATCCTCCGCAAACGAGGCGGGGAAACAGTAG
- the LOC6529752 gene encoding uncharacterized protein LOC6529752 isoform X2: METPQPPINQLAEISQRVWDLENAMEANTKQLAENTKQVAKMAALLELFLFKGKAKDVAVAVEVKFPVASEEDLVALELKISSQLKERYMEAITKILKSKHLSKAIKGVLTEPLLCAYNIDGLNGKKSLKAFPKFFSVLIDSISTLPGQQPAEKALAHALSCAKNNANKKRKKLMEIKN, from the exons ATGGAAACCCCTCAACCACCTATCAACCAATTGGCCGAGATCAGCCAACGGGTTTGGGACTTAGAAAACGCAATGGAGGCGAACACGAAGCAGCTGGCGGAGAACACAAAGCAGGTTGCAAAGATGGCGGCCTTGTTGgagttatttttattcaaaggGAAGGCGAAGGATGTGGCTGTAGCTGTGGAAGTAAAGTTCCCAGTCGCATCGGAAGAGGACCTTGTAGCTTTAGAGCTTAAAATAAGCTCACAGTTAAAAGAACGCTAC ATGGAAGCAATAACAAAAATCTTAAAGAGCAAGCATTTGTCCAAGGCAATCAAGGGCGTTTTGACGGAACCGCTCTTGTGCGCCTACAACATAGACGGGCTTAACGGGAAGAAGTCTTTAAAAGCATTTCCCAAATTCTTTTCCGTTCTGATtg ATAGCATAAGCACATTACCAGGCCAGCAGCCAGCGGAGAAGGCCTTGGCCCACGCACTGTCATGTGcgaaaaataatgcaaataaaaaaaggaaaaaattaatggaaataaaaaattaa